One window of Paenibacillus sp. FSL K6-3182 genomic DNA carries:
- a CDS encoding ABC transporter permease, giving the protein MFSRIIRNDIFKSKAITVTTMVFVAASAMLVSLAAILVVNLSGALDTLMTQAKTPHFMQMHSGEIDTARLTAFAEQNSSVDEFQVAEFLNIDGAEIILGDNSLANSVQDNGLSVQSGKFDYLLDLDGNVINVSDGEIYVPVSYLKDNTAKISDKAVISGKEFTVKGFLRDSTMNSSLSASKRFLVSSNDYAEIKSLGNIEYLIEFRLKDMSALGAFETAYASAGLEMNGPTVTYSLFKMMNAISDGMMIGVILLVSLLVVVVAFMCIRFTLLAKIEDDYREIGVMKAIGLRVSDIKKIYLAKYMAIAAAGSILGFVLSFVFKGMLLENIRLYMGESKNSSFAVVLGIIGILLVFLAIMAYVNGVLKRFRKISAAEAIRFGTSQDKNRGAKRFTLSGSRLFNTTNIFLGIKDVLSRKRLYATMLAVLVISAFIMIVPQNLYNTISSKSFISYMGIGNYDLRIQTNNIDNISGIVTEIVETMKSDQAISKVGVLTTKTFKAKTENESEENIKIELGDHSIFPIVYSKGKAPAANDEIAFSTIYADEMSKKVGDVITLVIEGLEKDLTVSGIYSDITNGGKTAKAVFADNSAGIMWSIVSAELSDKSLVDVKVAEYADKFDFAKTSDIDEFVTQTLGSTISSVEMASYAAVVVALVITVLVTLLFMKMLVAKDRYSIAVLKAFGFTNSDIKAQYVSRTVFVLIVGIVLGTLLANTLGEMLAGLIISSLGASTFNFAVNPLSAYLFSPLMMICAVLIATMIGTSGAGQIKISENIKE; this is encoded by the coding sequence ATGTTTAGCAGAATAATCCGCAATGACATTTTTAAGAGCAAAGCGATAACGGTGACAACAATGGTATTTGTCGCTGCCTCAGCTATGCTTGTTTCACTCGCGGCGATACTCGTTGTCAATCTCTCTGGCGCGCTGGATACGCTAATGACACAAGCTAAAACTCCACATTTTATGCAGATGCATTCGGGTGAGATTGATACTGCGAGGCTTACGGCTTTTGCGGAACAAAACAGCAGCGTCGATGAATTTCAAGTGGCGGAATTTCTGAACATTGACGGAGCGGAGATTATATTGGGCGATAATTCGCTTGCGAACAGCGTTCAGGACAACGGTTTAAGCGTACAGAGCGGAAAATTCGATTATCTTCTAGATCTGGACGGGAACGTCATCAACGTATCTGACGGTGAGATTTATGTTCCGGTAAGCTATTTGAAGGATAACACTGCAAAGATTAGTGACAAGGCCGTAATAAGTGGAAAAGAATTTACCGTTAAGGGATTTCTCCGCGATTCGACAATGAATTCTTCGCTTTCCGCATCAAAGCGATTTCTTGTAAGCAGCAATGACTATGCGGAAATAAAAAGCCTTGGAAACATAGAGTATCTGATTGAATTCAGATTAAAGGATATGTCGGCGTTAGGCGCATTTGAAACGGCATATGCCTCCGCAGGACTTGAAATGAACGGGCCAACGGTTACATATTCGCTTTTTAAAATGATGAATGCCATTTCCGACGGGATGATGATTGGGGTTATCCTTCTGGTAAGCCTGCTTGTCGTGGTCGTCGCATTCATGTGCATACGCTTTACGCTCCTTGCAAAAATCGAAGACGATTATCGCGAGATTGGTGTTATGAAAGCTATAGGGCTGCGTGTCTCGGACATCAAGAAGATTTATCTAGCGAAATACATGGCAATTGCGGCGGCAGGCTCTATTCTCGGTTTTGTTCTTTCATTTGTTTTCAAAGGCATGCTTCTTGAAAATATACGGCTTTATATGGGGGAAAGTAAAAATTCTTCTTTTGCCGTGGTTTTAGGAATTATCGGTATATTGTTAGTATTCCTTGCCATTATGGCCTATGTTAACGGAGTGCTGAAACGCTTTCGGAAAATTTCAGCCGCGGAAGCCATACGCTTTGGCACTTCCCAGGACAAAAACAGGGGTGCTAAGCGTTTTACCCTGAGCGGAAGCAGACTGTTTAACACGACGAATATTTTTCTCGGTATCAAAGATGTTCTCTCAAGGAAAAGACTATACGCCACAATGCTAGCTGTGCTGGTGATTTCGGCATTTATCATGATTGTTCCGCAGAACCTGTACAACACGATTTCCTCAAAAAGCTTCATCAGTTATATGGGGATTGGAAACTACGATCTGCGCATACAGACCAACAATATCGATAATATCTCTGGAATAGTCACTGAAATCGTTGAGACGATGAAAAGCGATCAAGCCATATCAAAGGTTGGCGTTCTTACAACAAAAACATTCAAGGCAAAAACGGAAAACGAATCAGAGGAAAATATTAAAATTGAGCTTGGCGACCATTCGATATTTCCTATCGTATATTCTAAGGGCAAAGCACCCGCAGCAAATGATGAAATTGCATTTTCGACTATATATGCCGATGAGATGAGCAAAAAGGTTGGCGATGTCATAACGCTGGTGATTGAGGGACTGGAGAAAGATCTCACGGTTAGCGGAATCTATTCCGACATTACCAACGGTGGCAAAACCGCCAAGGCTGTATTTGCCGACAATTCAGCGGGCATTATGTGGAGCATTGTCAGCGCTGAACTTTCGGATAAATCCCTTGTTGACGTGAAGGTTGCGGAATATGCGGACAAGTTTGATTTTGCAAAGACTTCAGACATTGATGAATTTGTTACACAGACCCTTGGCTCTACAATAAGCTCCGTCGAAATGGCCTCCTACGCCGCCGTCGTCGTTGCGTTAGTTATAACGGTACTAGTTACATTGTTATTTATGAAAATGCTTGTGGCAAAGGACCGATATTCGATTGCCGTACTGAAAGCATTCGGTTTTACAAACTCGGATATTAAGGCGCAGTATGTTTCGCGTACGGTATTCGTTCTGATTGTCGGAATTGTTCTCGGCACGCTTCTGGCAAACACTCTCGGAGAGATGCTTGCGGGTTTAATTATTTCGTCGTTAGGAGCGTCCACGTTTAATTTTGCAGTAAATCCTCTTTCGGCGTATCTGTTTAGTCCGCTAATGATGATTTGCGCGGTACTTATCGCAACAATGATCGGCACATCGGGCGCGGGACAAATAAAAATATCCGAAAATATAAAGGAGTAG
- a CDS encoding TetR/AcrR family transcriptional regulator translates to MRVVKEAQERRNEIIDAADELFGQKGFDGTSTNDILEKVGIARGTLYHHFKSKVDIMDALIERYSVRLLGTAQEIATDNSIPVVERIIRVVMALNLSGGSSKEIMEHIHKPQNALMHQKIEKVIINGVTPILTGIIHEGIQQGLFHTPYPYECMEMVVIYANTVFDDDMVQMTNEERASRIQAFVFNVERLLGVKSGGLIDVMQMFDGG, encoded by the coding sequence ATGAGAGTTGTAAAAGAAGCTCAGGAACGCAGGAACGAAATCATTGACGCAGCTGATGAGCTTTTCGGCCAGAAGGGCTTTGACGGCACAAGTACAAACGATATTCTCGAAAAGGTCGGCATTGCGCGAGGAACATTATATCATCACTTTAAGTCGAAGGTGGATATTATGGACGCGCTGATTGAGCGGTATAGTGTCCGTCTTTTAGGCACGGCGCAGGAAATTGCAACAGACAATAGCATACCTGTAGTCGAGCGCATTATTCGCGTTGTTATGGCACTGAACTTAAGCGGCGGAAGCAGCAAGGAAATTATGGAGCATATTCACAAGCCGCAGAACGCGCTTATGCATCAGAAAATAGAAAAGGTCATTATCAATGGCGTTACGCCGATACTGACGGGAATCATCCACGAGGGCATCCAGCAGGGACTGTTCCACACGCCATACCCGTATGAATGCATGGAAATGGTCGTGATTTATGCGAATACCGTTTTTGATGATGATATGGTTCAAATGACGAACGAGGAGCGTGCTTCACGCATACAAGCCTTTGTTTTTAATGTAGAAAGGCTGCTTGGTGTCAAAAGCGGAGGCCTTATAGATGTAATGCAGATGTTTGACGGTGGATAG
- the nrdR gene encoding transcriptional regulator NrdR, with protein sequence MKCPYCDYAGTKVLDSRPANENKSIRRRRECEKCSRRFTTFEMIEETPLIVIKKDGSREEFSRDKILRGLIRACEKRPVPVERLEVIVSEVEKELRTTAHAEVDSSDIGGIVMNELYPVDEVAYVRFASVYRQFKDIDMFMKELNNLLSKHPLNGMIDKD encoded by the coding sequence ATGAAATGCCCATACTGCGACTATGCCGGAACGAAAGTATTAGATTCCAGACCGGCCAACGAAAACAAATCCATTCGTCGCCGCCGTGAATGCGAAAAGTGCAGCCGCCGCTTCACGACATTCGAAATGATTGAAGAGACGCCTCTGATCGTCATCAAAAAAGATGGCAGCCGTGAAGAGTTCAGCCGTGACAAAATATTGCGGGGTCTTATCCGCGCCTGCGAGAAGCGTCCGGTACCAGTGGAGCGCCTAGAGGTAATCGTATCCGAGGTTGAGAAGGAGCTGCGCACAACGGCACATGCCGAGGTTGATAGCAGCGATATTGGTGGAATCGTTATGAACGAGCTTTATCCTGTTGATGAGGTAGCTTATGTCAGGTTCGCATCTGTTTATCGCCAATTCAAGGACATCGATATGTTCATGAAGGAGCTCAATAACTTGCTGTCCAAACACCCGCTCAATGGTATGATAGATAAAGATTGA
- a CDS encoding alpha/beta-type small acid-soluble spore protein, whose translation MSASRSSNQLVVPQATAALDQMKYEVAQELGIAIPQDGYYGNMATKDAGSIGGYITRRLVQIAEQSLAGQYK comes from the coding sequence ATGAGCGCATCCCGCAGCAGTAACCAATTGGTAGTGCCACAAGCGACAGCTGCCCTTGACCAAATGAAATATGAAGTTGCTCAAGAGCTAGGCATCGCAATTCCGCAAGACGGATACTACGGCAACATGGCTACAAAAGACGCAGGCTCCATCGGGGGATACATTACCCGTCGCCTAGTGCAAATTGCCGAGCAATCCCTTGCTGGTCAATACAAATAA